One genomic region from Nocardioides plantarum encodes:
- a CDS encoding Mrp/NBP35 family ATP-binding protein, whose amino-acid sequence MTAPTREQLDAALATVNDPEIKRPITELGMVDSVEIDEAGIVHLTVLLTVAGCPLKDTITRDVTGALTPLDGVTGVDLTLGVMTAEQRSGLRETLQGGQAQREIPFSQPGNLTKVFAVASGKGGVGKSSVTVNLAIAMAKQGLRVGVLDADVYGHSVPAMLGVADSRPTQVDDLIMPVPTASGVSVISIGMLKPRRDQVVAWRGPMLDRALVQMLSDVFWGDLDVLLLDLPPGTGDVAISLGQHLPGAEVVVVTTPQEAAAEVAERAGTMASMMHQRVVGVVENMSYLPCPHCTPAGPDHADHRIEIFGSGGGDRVAATLGQRFGYDVPVLGRVPIDISLREGGDVGKPIVESDPTAPAALELTSIADQLSGRSRGLAGMQLGLTPSSRF is encoded by the coding sequence ATGACCGCACCCACTCGCGAGCAGCTCGACGCCGCTCTGGCCACCGTCAACGACCCCGAGATCAAGCGACCGATCACCGAGCTGGGGATGGTCGACTCGGTCGAGATCGACGAGGCCGGCATCGTCCACCTCACGGTGCTGCTCACCGTCGCGGGGTGCCCCCTCAAGGACACGATCACCCGTGACGTCACCGGGGCCCTCACGCCGCTCGACGGCGTCACCGGCGTCGACCTCACCCTCGGGGTAATGACCGCCGAGCAGCGCTCCGGCCTGCGCGAGACGCTGCAGGGCGGTCAGGCGCAGCGCGAGATCCCGTTCTCCCAGCCGGGCAACCTGACCAAGGTCTTCGCCGTGGCCAGCGGCAAGGGCGGCGTCGGCAAGTCGTCGGTGACCGTCAACCTCGCGATCGCGATGGCCAAGCAGGGCCTGCGGGTCGGCGTGCTCGACGCCGACGTCTACGGCCACTCGGTGCCCGCCATGCTCGGCGTCGCCGACTCGCGTCCCACCCAGGTGGACGACCTGATCATGCCGGTGCCGACGGCCTCCGGCGTCTCGGTCATCTCGATCGGCATGCTCAAGCCGCGTCGCGACCAGGTGGTCGCCTGGCGCGGCCCGATGCTCGACCGGGCCCTGGTGCAGATGCTCTCCGACGTGTTCTGGGGCGACCTCGACGTCCTCCTGCTCGACCTGCCCCCGGGCACCGGTGACGTCGCCATCTCCCTGGGCCAGCACCTGCCTGGCGCCGAGGTCGTGGTCGTCACGACCCCGCAGGAGGCCGCCGCCGAGGTCGCCGAGCGCGCCGGCACGATGGCCTCGATGATGCACCAGCGCGTGGTCGGCGTCGTCGAGAACATGAGCTACCTGCCCTGCCCGCACTGCACCCCGGCGGGCCCCGACCACGCCGACCACCGCATCGAGATCTTCGGCTCCGGTGGCGGCGACCGCGTCGCGGCGACCCTCGGGCAGCGGTTCGGCTACGACGTGCCGGTCCTGGGCCGGGTGCCGATCGACATCTCCCTGCGCGAGGGCGGCGACGTCGGCAAGCCCATCGTCGAGTCCGACCCCACGGCCCCGGCGGCGCTCGAGCTGACCTCGATCGCCGACCAGCTGTCCGGTCGCAGCCGCGGGCTGGCCGGCATGCAGCTGGGCCTCACCCCGAGCAGTAGGTTCTGA
- a CDS encoding sec-independent translocase — protein MTGPSPLLIGDVGFGELMVIALVAVLVFGPDKLPELAKQAGALLRQARAFANSARDDLREELGPEYADLELRDLDPRAIVRKHIVEAMEDAGDEATKPKKRGLRPLLEGETPPYDLEST, from the coding sequence ATGACCGGCCCGTCGCCCCTGCTCATCGGCGACGTCGGCTTCGGCGAGCTGATGGTCATCGCCCTGGTCGCCGTGCTGGTCTTCGGGCCTGACAAGCTGCCCGAGCTCGCCAAGCAGGCCGGGGCACTCCTGCGCCAGGCCCGCGCGTTCGCCAACTCCGCGCGCGACGACCTGCGCGAGGAGCTCGGCCCCGAGTACGCCGACCTCGAGCTGCGCGACCTCGACCCGCGCGCCATCGTGCGCAAGCACATCGTGGAGGCCATGGAGGACGCCGGCGACGAGGCCACCAAGCCCAAGAAGCGGGGCCTGCGCCCGCTCCTCGAGGGCGAGACGCCGCCGTACGACCTCGAGAGCACCTGA